A genome region from Pyrenophora tritici-repentis strain M4 chromosome 9, whole genome shotgun sequence includes the following:
- a CDS encoding CFEM multi-domain protein produces the protein MRFQASVLAVAASVALVSAQNTPNLSAVPSCAVPCFSEALPSSGCSVTDIKCQCTTGREPLTAALMKCVPTKCSPQELANLQPALVGLCEQAGVTLSGIPTATASGSSPMASGAMPSGMASGMPSGSTPSGTATGGSPPQQTQNAAAGMAVEFGAIAMGIAAVFGL, from the exons ATGCGTTTCCAAGCTTCCGTCCTCGCCGTTGCGGCTTCCGTTGCCCTCGTTAGCGCCCAGAACACCCCCAACCTCAGCGCTGTTCCCTCATGCGCT GTTCCTTGCTTCTCTGAGGCTCTTCCCTCATCTGGCTGCTCGGTCACCGACATCAAGTGCCAGTGCACCACCGGCCGCGAACCTCTTACTGCCGCGCTCATGAAGTGCGTACCCACCAAGTGCTCGCCTCAAGAGCTTGCCA ACCTCCAACCCGCTCTTGTTGGTCTCTGCGAGCAGGCCGGTGTCACTCTCTCCGGTATCCCCACCGCCACTGCCTCTGGCTCTTCTCCCATGGCCTCCGGTGCCATGCCCTCCGGTATGGCCTCCGGTATGCCTTCTGGTTCCACCCCCAGCGGCACCGCTACCGGTGGCTCCCCTCCCCAGCAGACCCAGAACGCTGCCGCCGGCATGGCCGTCGAGTTCGGTGCTATTGCTATGGGTATTGCCGCTGTTTTCGGATTGTAA
- a CDS encoding CorA, Mg2+ and Co2+ transporter encodes MDQFVLSCKTYRQYPRNLRQHDISSYNVKSYSDRLESLSGSLFHPNKAAVDFLEYRDSTDCHIKSCVKDQRELELILGCRNFAQPEDIDPRRRCVFLSAGHSRASLRITHDMFSFLCTFFQVNPSFLDFLFPFGRQGFARDFHFSGLRDESRLANYLDSSIPTALGRSGRDIRLCYNLRSVEPCKDHSPWSIRQCAVYHTFDLKTRKTFWIFVKGNKVIKERVTEALERLNHIDTATKKPRQPVHSPSCDEFNTSLEIHLLLCNWSGENWRWYINELEDQLQATTQGALEFKVEKKLTLVTTPSVSSVMSPRTGIGIFRKASWAPHPSRASRFEALSPLSIPSAVVPEDAMQSQPSLLSQPPTRLNTRYNTWSTVLPRDPTKRKKFAFIRPSSLLKSVPWPWKVEDVSNRPTPSDNEKLAPSSNKFPPPQLPPSTSQDELDKIPGTFTFQTLQDIQHIEEKAQEALLHMKLNMEVLTHLRQQYQHFTHHTNFPNEMARHREESLFNFDKGVIGVEKDLRMLESQIETLLLLLNNRKTLVSGMLQHRSSKASEFYAKESRESAARMEEMTLTMQALAVKTTQETVSMRVITTVTLFFLPATFIATFMSTDILKFENDRQDLQTKGLSIYLAISLPLTAFTFFVWYVIYRWAKMKTEARSDKLSEAVSEV; translated from the exons ATGGATCAATTCGTTCTTTCCTGCAAAACGTATCGTCAATACCCAAGAAATCTAAGACAGCATGATATCTCTTCATATAATGTGAAGAGTTATTCCGACAGACTGGAATCTCTGTCAGGGTCGCTATTCCACCCAAACAAGGCCGCTGTTGACTTCCTCGAATATCGCGATTCAACGGACT GTCATATCAAATCATGCGTCAAAGACCAACGCGAACTGGAACTCATCTTAGGCTGCAGGAATTTTGCCCAACCAGAGGACATCGACCCTAGACGGCGATGCGT ATTTCTGAGTGCTGGTCACAGCCGAGCGTCGTTACGCATTACCCATGACATGTTTAGCTTTCTGTGCACGTTCTTCCAGGTCAACCCGTCATTTCTGGATTTTTTGTTCCCGTTTGGACGGCAAGGATTCGCACGGGACTTCCACTTCAGCGGGCTGAGAGACGAGTCTCGACTAGCTAACTATTTGGACTCATCTATACCCACTGCGCTGGGCCGATCAGGAAGAGATATCCGGTTGTGCTACAACCTGCGGTCAGTAGAACCGTGCAAAGATCATTCACCATGGTCGATACGACAATGTGCTGTATATCACACGTTCGACCTGAAAACTAGGAAAACGTTCTGGATATTCGTCAAGGGGAACAAAGTCATCAAAGAGAGAGTGACCGAAGCTCTTGAACGTTTGAACCATATCGATACTGCTACCAAGAAACCAAGACAGCCCGTTCATTCACCTTCTTGCGATGAATTCAATACATCGCTCGAGATACATCTCTTGTTGTGCAATTGGTCAGGTGAAAATTGGCGTTGGTACATCAATGAGCTAGAAGATCAGCTTCAAGCTACGACACAAGGAGCATTGGAATTCAAAGTGGAGAAGAAACTCACGCTAGTGACGACACCCTCTGTATCGAGTGTCATGAGTCCACGAACAGGTATAGGCATCTTTCGCAAAGCGTCCTGGGCTCCTCACCCAAGCCGTGCGTCGCGATTTGAAGCTTTATCTCCATTGTCGATACCTTCGGCTGTCGTTCCAGAAGATGCTATGCAATCGCAACCATCGCTACTTTCACAGCCTCCAACGAGGCTTAATACTCGTTACAATACTTGGTCAACGGTGCTGCCAAGAGATCCTACCAAGAGAAAGAAATTCGCATTTATTAGACCAAGTTCCCTCCTCAAGTCCGTTCCATGGCCGTGGAAGGTAGAAGATGTCAGCAATAGACCGACGCCATCCGATAATGAGAAACTGGCGCCGTCTTCAAACAAATTTCCACCTCCGCAACTACCACCCTCTACATCGCAAGATGAACTGGATAAAATTCCAGGTACCTTCACATTTCAGACCCTACAGGACATTCAGCACATCGAAGAAAAGGCACAAGAAGCTCTCCTTCATATGAAGCTAAATATGGAGGTGCTTACACATCTAAGACAGCAGTACCAACACTTCACGCATCACACCAACTTTCCCAACGAGATGGCCCGCCACCGTGAGGAGAGTCTTTTCAATTTTGACAAAGGTGTAATTGGAGTTGAAAAAGACCTGCGCATGCTAGAATCACAGATTGAAACACTACTGCTCCTTTTGAATAACAGAAAAACATTG GTTAGCGGTATGCTGCAGCACCGAAGCTCCAAAGCCAGCGAATTTTACGCCAAAGAGTCAAGGGAGTCCGCGGCTCGCATGGAGGAGATGACCTTGACGATGCAGGCCCTCGCCGTAAAGACTACGCAAGAGACTGTTTCAATGAGAGTGATCACTACAGTGACTCTCTTTTTCCTCCCGGCAACCTTCATTGCC ACTTTCATGAGCACAGATATTCTCAAATTCGAGAATGACAGACAGGATCTGCAGACAAAGGGCCTCAGCATATACCTTGCCATATCCCTGCCTTTGACGGCATTCACATTCTTTGTTTGGTACGTTATCTATCGCTGGGCTAAAATGAAGACTGAGGCTCGGTCCGACAAGCTATCTGAAGCGGTCAGTGAGGTCTAA
- a CDS encoding GCIP domain containing protein, with product MTKPKDVRTLVDLTKTTQALLVHYQSSLAPSKEAVSGSETSATEIADPLELIKSSTTLLKSHTTTLSLLLITPPLTPSAIIAKIGDVSSGPLSGMVTAASYVPREGQRGDIGNIMRTEVKAQVRRLLGSWGDVLVMILKMAEKKQAAQANGAATTKENGPTESEKQEVLSATGVVWEACDVLLKLCADGVVGLVVKKVQELRAVLLDAIEELKDVKKLKMIGMLYQALIKRRLKTYPASSTLEPTANANGTGPSPSKKLDDLMSILKTIPETVDDIAGAFYDLDEDEAKQTLEKCCAETKSAIELVRQSWTGEDDEFTGWSTKWVSAIEAA from the exons ATGACGAAACCCAAAGATGTTCGCACTCTCGTCGACCTTACAAAAACCACACAAGCGCTCCTTGTACACTATCAATCCTCCCTCGCGCCGTCTAAGGAGGCTGTCTCAGGGTCTGAAACATCGGCCACTGAGATAGCAGACCCTCTCGAACTCATCAAGTCGTCTACGACCCTCCTCAAATCGCACACGACCACCCTTTCGCTCCTCCTGATAACCCCACCTCTCACGCCATCGGCGATAATAGCAAAGATTGGCGATGTCAGCTCCGGGCCGTTGAGTGGAATGGTTACGGCTGCTTCATATGTTCCGCGGGAGGGGCAGAGGGGCGATATTGGAAACATTATGCGTACAGAAGTCAAGGCGCAGGTACGGAGGCTGTTGGGATCGTGGGGAGACGTTCTAGTCATGATTTTGAAAATGGCAGAGAAGAAACAAGCTGCACAAGCAAATGGGGCGGCAACAACAAAAGAAAATGGGCCGACGGAAAGCGAGAAACAGGAAGTCCTCTCGGCAACCGGCGTGGTTTGGGAAGCATGTGACGTGTTGCTGAAGCTATGCGCAGATGGAGTGGTCGGGCTGGTCGTCAAGAAGGTGCAGGAATTGAGAGCAGTGTTGTTAGATGCGATTGAGGAGCTGAAGGA CGTTAAGAAGCTCAAGATGATTGGCATGCTATATCAAGCATTGATCAAGAGAAGACTAAAAACATACCCAGCGTCCTCCACGCTTGAACCTACGGCAAACGCGAACGGCACAGGGCCAAGTCCTAGCAAAAAGCTTGACGACTTGATGAGCATACTGAAGACGATACCGGAGACTGTTGATGATATAGCTGGCGCCTTTTACGATCTTGACGAAGACGAAGCGAAACAAACACTAGAAAAATGCTGTGCAGAGACAAAGAGCGCAATTGAGCTTGTAAGACAAAGTTGGACGGGCGAAGATGACGAGTTCACAGGGTGGTCTACCAAGTGGGTGAGCGCAATAGAAGCAGCATGA
- a CDS encoding glucosidase 2 subunit beta precursor — protein sequence MGRKHVSSLAFILPILASTADAASDPARPRGVGPEFAKYYKDAETFSCISNPSITLPISRLNDDYCDCPDGSDEPGTAACAYLSPLSPPQPLSFKAKDVNATPALPGFYCKNKGHQPSYIPFTNVNDGACDYELCCDGSDEYEGVGGIKCVDQCAKIGKEWRKADEARQKSLSAAKQRRKELIAEAGRMRKEVEDRIETLKTKIEGATLQVDELTKNLAEVERAERGKAVKGAGKGGKVTVLAGLAKQRIQELTDNVVRVRNERNAAQARVEELEGMLKRFKEEYNPNFNDEGVKRAVQAWENYAAQERPGANDALDRDLDEILNLESESAIKWEEFETVDESDVELLYQFEEYLPESVRGWVDSKLRDLRVMLIENGILADTSDPDSPEPKAVTDAKSSLNFAKQELDNDKSELTKHEEDLTTDYGPDSIFRALKGRCTSTDSGEYTYEHCFLDKTTQKPIKGGGHTGMGNFARIDSITVDEVLPADGRGLGSGERIAIRYENGQHCWNGPNRSTFVILACAEKDEIWKIVEEEKCVYRMEVGTPAVCGVEVKKAAPEHSEL from the exons ATGGGGAGGAAGCACGTTTCTTCATTAGCCTTTATACTGCCCATCCTCGCCAGCACTGCAGATGCGGCGTCAGACCCCGCCAGGCCGCGGGGTGTAGGCCCGGAGT TTGCAAAGTACTACAAGGACGCCGAGACATTTAGTTGTATTTCGAATCCTTCAATCACGCTTCCCATTTCCCGCTTGAACGACGATTACTGCGACTGCCCTGATGGGTCCGACGAGCCAGGCACAGCGGCATGTGCATACCTCTCACCGCTCTCCCCACCCCAACCTTTGAGCTTCAAGGCCAAGGACGTCAACGCCACGCCTGCTCTCCCCGGCTTCTATTGCAAGAACAAGGGCCACCAGCCGAGCTATATCCCCTTCACAAACGTCAATGACGGCGCATGCGATTACGAACTCTGCTGTGATGGCAGCGATGAATACGAGGGTGTGGGCGGTATAAAATGTGTGGATCAATGTGCCAAGATAGGCAAGGAGTGGAGGAAGGCGGACGAGGCGAGGCAGAAGAGCCTCAGTGCTGCGAAGCAACGGCGGAAAGAGCTCATTGCCGAGGCTGGACGCATGCGGAAGGAGGTCGAAGACCGCATAGAGACACTCAAGACGAAGATTGAAGGTGCGACACTGCAGGTCGATGAACTGACGAAGAATCTGGCAGAGGTCGAGAGGGCAGAGCGAGGCAAGGCCGTCAAGGGCGCAGGCAAAGGCGGAAAGGTCACAGTACTGGCTGGCTTAGCTAAACAGAGGATTCAGGAGCTCACTGACAACGTCGTCCGGGTGCGCAATGAGAGGAATGCTGCACAAGCGAGAGTGGAGGAGCTCGAGGGTATGCTGAAGCGCTTCAAGGAGGAGTACAACCCCAACTTCAACGACGAGGGTGTCAAACGCGCCGTCCAAGCTTGGGAGAACTATGCTGCACAAGAACGGCCAGGCGCCAACGACGCTCTGGATCGTGATCTCGATGAGATTTTGAACCTGGAGTCCGAGAGCGCCATCAAATGGGAAGAGTTTGAGACCGTTGACGAGTCCGACGTGGAGCTAC TTTACCAATTTGAAGAATACCTACCTGAGTCTGTGCGTGGCTGGGTCGACAGCAAGCTCCGCGACCTGCGCGTCATGCTCATCGAGAACGGCATCCTCGCCGACACCTCCGACCCTGACTCGCCCGAACCCAAGGCCGTCACAGACGCAAAGTCTTCGCTCAACTTCGCCAAGCAAGAGCTAGATAACGACAAGTCGGAACTCACAAAGCACGAAGAAGACCTCACAACCGACTACGGCCCCGACTCCATCTTCCGCGCCCTCAAAGGCCGCTGTACGTCTACCGACTCGGGCGAATACACATATGAACACTGCTTCCTTGACAAGACGACGCAGAAGCCTATCAAAGGCGGTGGTCATACTGGCATGGGCAACTTTGCGCGCATCGATTCCATCACCGTCGATGAGGTGCTACCTGCTGACGGCAGGGGCTTGGGCAGCGGCGAGCGCATCGCCATCAGGTACGAAAACGGTCAGCATTGCTGGAACGGCCCGAACAGGAGCACATTTGTCATTCTGGCGTGTGCGGAAAAGGACGAGATTTGGAAGATTGTTGAGGAGGAGAAGTGCGTGTATAGAATGGAGGTTGGCACGCCTGCCGTTTGTGGCGTCGAGGTAAAGAAGGCTGCTCCAGAACACAGTGAGTTGTAA
- a CDS encoding SPS1, Serine-threonine protein kinase: MATRAAPNELRDFLDQLKQWTLFAANQSLPAGGRAFISIHQLKRYLDKERLRKLLCYVQRTSHNQEVIQDKYIVVFAILLKIGKGAYISHFTSHDSLADDRLPFEHPNGWFGESTSFFEEFYKAQWPFCAKRLERGRFTDKCVPEEMVIPFKRMEVLKQGPNSTVFRVEVFPEYNYLTQDEHDKPTTNVFILKSCRSNRRKFYDNEVETYRALSNHPTGGDALQYIAHFYGSWTQGDTCNILREYVGGGTLTEYFNKTEPPMSKEHILKFWENFIQITKPIASIHHYPDPANAHSYQQGLHNDIKPDNILVSEPYGESPYDVFFKLSDLGLAGYVLASDSDHEVHSRDVHGTQMYSAPEYFRGEGDSFKRQSIKQANPSKDIWSLACVLSEAATWSVFGAKGWIDYHDKRKTATSAVPSIRNTAYSGCFHDGTKVLPVVRTQHREVIHKRRINIDGIMPEVIHTIEKMMGHKDYRPTALAVYEHITEALDLARPLEPTAVTQSPAQRSPPPVLPHEGLGLRIGQIPMQSPTHHFPSPSNIIEEKRKTSNYVPRTPGSASRVMSYRYDSPSASPMLAKEGSDLPYANIDGVLEWISKKKSSSAVRLKDQDWLHRLHGRDQIFLIDDSNSMKKHWEQVRRVFEALAYLVKELDPDGIELRFTNNCSLDDRSKDRRNLIRTLKRVTPSGQCQMGLALSKILPRYPQNQPDKRSSWRPAPAEKTGMNIYIFTDGVWSKENNCVETTVQHIELLVDKLVQSGQLQGVGIQFIRFGDDQVGRERLDFLDNDGLQNYRVATDVVDTEPATGNVFKMLLASTDRSWDVQYS; the protein is encoded by the exons ATGGCTACTAGAGCGGCACCCAATGAACTTCGCGACTTCCTTGACCAGCTGAAACAATGGACGTTATTTGCGGCGAATCAATCTTTGCCAGCTGGCGGTCGAGCATTCATATCGATACACCAGCTCAAGAGATACCTTGACAAAGAGAGGCTGCGAAAGCTTCTATGTTACGTTCAACGTACTTCCCACAACCAAGAAGTGATCCAGGACAAGTACATAGTTGTGTTCGCGATTCTTCTCAAGATTGGAAAGGGCGCTTACATATCCCACTTCACGAGCCACGACTCCCTAGCAGACGACAGGCTGCCTTTCGAACACCCAAATGGTTGGTTTGGTGAATCAACGTCCTTCTTCGAAGAATTCTACAAAGCGCAATGGCCATTTTGCGCCAAGCGGCTCGAGCGAGGCCGCTTTACCGACAAATGCGTCCCCGAGGAAATGGTCATACCGTTCAAAAGGATGGAAGTGTTGAAACAAGGCCCGAATTCTACCGTATTCCGGGTTGAGGTATTCCCGGAATACAATTATCTTACTCAG GATGAGCACGATAAACCGACTACCAACGTCTTCATCTTGAAGTCATGTCGATCAAACAGGAGGAAGTTTTACGATAACGAAGTGGAGACGTATAGGGCTCTTTCAAATCACCCAACCGGCGGAGACGCTCTACAATACATAGCTCACTTCTATGGCTCATGGACTCAGGGGGATACGTGTAACATACTGCGCGAATATGTCGGAGGCGGTACCCTGACAGAATATTTCAACAAAACTGAGCCGCCCATGTCAAAAGAACACATCCTAAAATTCTGGGAGAACTTCATACAGATCACAAAGCCAATTGCGAGTATACACCATTATCCCGACCCAGCGAACGCGCACTCGTATCAACAAGG TCTACATAACGACATCAAGCCGGATAATATCCTTGTGTCCGAACCGTACGGAGAAAGTCCGTACGATGTTTTTTTCAAACTCTCAGATCTTGGTCTCGCTGGATATGTTCTAGCTAGTGATTCTGACCATGAAGTGCATTCACGCGATGTACATGGCACGCAGATGTATA GCGCACCCGAGTACTTTCGCGGAGAAGGAGACAGTTTCAAACGGCAAAGCATAAAACAAGCAAACCCTAGCAAAGACATTTGGTCTTTAGCTTGTGTGCTCAGCGAAGCTGCGACATGGTCTGTATTTGGCGCCAAGGGTTGGATCGATTACCATGACAAACGAAAAACAGCAACTTCTGCTGTCCCATCAATAAGGAATACCGCCTATAGTGGGTGCTTCCATGATGGCACAAAAGTGCTCCCCGTTGTTCGAACACAGCATCGTGAAGTTATACACAAAAGGCGAATAAACATTGATGGTATCATGCCTGAGGTGATACACACGATCGAGAAAATGATGGGACATAAAGACTACCGACCGACCGCACTCGCGGTCTACGAACATATCACAGAAGCTCTAGATTTGGCTAGGCCACTGGAGCCGACCGCCGTTACTCAGTCACCCGCGCAACGATCACCGCCTCCAGTACTTCCTCACGAGGGGCTCGGGCTGAGAATAGGCCAAATACCAATGCAATCGCCAACCCACCATTTCCCTTCCCCTTCAAACATAATCGAAGAGAAAAGGAAAACGTCTAATTATGTTCCAAGAACACCTGGAAGCGCATCCAGAGTGATGTCGTATAGATATGACAGCCCTAGTGCATCGCCCATGTTGGCTAAAGAAGGGTCGGATCTTCCCTATGCTAATATAGATGGAGTATTGGAATGGATCTCAAAAAAGAAAAGCTCTTCGGCAGTGAGACTAAAAGATCAAGACTGGTTACATAGACTACATGGCCGGGATCAG ATCTTCCTCATTGATGACTCGAATTCTATGAAAAAACACTGGGAGCAGGTGCGACGCGTCTTCGAAGCTCTAGCATATCTAGTCAAGGAACTGGACCCAGATGGCATCGAGCTCCGCTTCACCAATAACTGCTCACTAGACGACCGCAGTAAAGACCGGAGGAACCTCATCAGAACTCTGAAAAGAGTTACGCCTAGCGGTCAGTGTCAGATGGGCCTTGCACTCAGCAAGATCCTTCCACGTTATCCTCAGAATCAACCGGACAAGCGATCGTCCTGGCGGCCCGCGCCGGCCGAGAAGACCGGGATGAATATATACATCTTCACCGATGGCGTTTGGTCAAAAGAGAATAACTGTGTTGAGACTACGGTACAACACATCGAGCTTTTGGTGGACAAGCTAGTACAAAGTGGCCAGCTTCAGGGAGTCGGCATCCAATTCATTCGCTTCGGCGACGACCAAGTTGGGAGGGAACGCCTCGACTTCCTGGATAACGACGGGTTACAAAACTATCGGGTAGCAACGGACGTCGTCGATACAGAACCTGCGACAGGCAACGTATTCAAAATGCTGCTTGCGAGCACGGACAGGAGCTGGGATGTACAGTACAGCTGA